A genomic window from Meleagris gallopavo isolate NT-WF06-2002-E0010 breed Aviagen turkey brand Nicholas breeding stock chromosome 23, Turkey_5.1, whole genome shotgun sequence includes:
- the B3GALT6 gene encoding LOW QUALITY PROTEIN: beta-1,3-galactosyltransferase 6 (The sequence of the model RefSeq protein was modified relative to this genomic sequence to represent the inferred CDS: deleted 1 base in 1 codon) gives MKLLRLLCRHKTALGLGGLSLFAVVLLYLAKCTSEGLRPLPAPRGLPHQQPPLPWGARGPPAIPPPSPPQESAFLAVLITSGPKYTERRSIIRSTWLAAAGRSPQHNIWSRFVIGTGGLGAEELRSLELEQNRHRDLLLLPELKDSYENLTAKVLATYVWLDLHLDFQFALKADDDTFVRLDVLVEDLRAKEPRRLYWGFFSGRGRVKSGGKWKESAWVLCDYYLPYALGGGYVLSADLVHYLRLNKDYLNMWQSEDVSLGVWLAPIDVKRVHDPRFDTEYKSRGCNNKYIVTHKQSIEDMLEKHQTLAKEGKLCKEEVKLRLSYMYDWGVPPSQCCQRKDGIP, from the exons ATGAAGCTGCTGCGCCTGCTGTGCCGCCACAAGACGGCGCTGGGTCTGGGCGGCCTGTCCCTCTTCGCCGTCGTCCTGCTCTACCTGGCCAAGTGCACCTCCGAGGGCCTGCGGCCGCTGCCAGCCCCCCGCGGGTTGCCTCACCAGCAGCCCCCTCTGCCATGGGGTGCCAGG GGGCCGCCTGCCATCCCGCCGCCCTCCCCTCCTCAGGAGTCGGCCTTTTTGGCAGTGCTCATCACCAGTGGCCCCAAGTACACCGAGCGCCGCAGCATCATCCGCAGCACCTGGCTGGCAGCGGCCGGCCGCTCTCCTCAGCACAACATCTGGAGCCGTTTCGTCATCGGCACGGGTGGGCTGGGGGCTGAGGAGCTGCGGAGCCTCGAGCTGGAACAGAACCGCCATAGGGATCTCCTTCTCCTGCCGGAGCTGAAGGATTCCTACGAGAACTTGACCGCCAAAGTGCTGGCCACGTATGTCTGGTTGGATCTGCACCTTGACTTCCAGTTCGCCCTGAAGGCCGACGATGATACATTTGTACGTTTGGATGTGCTGGTGGAAGATCTGAGAGCCAAGGAGCCACGTCGTCTCTACTGGGGCTTCTTTTCTGGCCGTGGTCGAGTGAAATCTGGTGGGAAGTGGAAAGAGAGTGCCTGGGTGCTCTGTGACTACTACCTACCGTATGCCCTAGGTGGAGGTTATGTGCTTTCTGCGGATCTGGTGCACTATCTGCGGCTCAACAAAGACTACCTGAACATGTGGCAGAGTGAGGATGTCTCCCTGGGAGTCTGGTTGGCTCCAATCGATGTCAAAAGAGTGCACGATCCTCGTTTTGACACTGAGTATAAGTCACGGGGTTGCAACAATAAGTACATAGTAACGCATAAGCAAAGCATCGAGGACATGCTGGAAAAGCACCAGACTTTGGCTAAAGAAGGGAAGCTCTGTAAAGAGGAGGTTAAGCTCAGGCTTTCTTACATGTATGACTGGGGAGTGCCACCTTCCCAGTGTTGCCAAAGGAAGGATGGCATCCCCTGA